One segment of Candidatus Tanganyikabacteria bacterium DNA contains the following:
- a CDS encoding HAD-IB family hydrolase, whose product MGAGHAPTFFDFDGTLADTNLVHVYAFYARHCGRLSSVAGRLANLAVLAPTFHLLDAYHRVDFARALFGLYRGMSRDRLERLSEDLYAQVIEPRLMTYTAAFLETAREHGPLVLVTGAPDFSVAPFVRRFGFEGAIATRLEFRDGMATGRMLEPVVFGSNKGRLIREYAAARGWDLEEARAYADSASDQAMLGVVGRAGVVNPTTRLARIARDYGWQILRLE is encoded by the coding sequence GTGGGGGCTGGCCATGCGCCTACCTTCTTCGATTTCGACGGGACTCTCGCTGACACGAATCTCGTCCATGTCTACGCCTTCTACGCCCGCCATTGCGGGCGGCTTTCTTCGGTTGCCGGGCGACTGGCCAACCTGGCGGTTTTAGCCCCGACCTTCCACTTGCTTGACGCCTATCACCGGGTGGACTTCGCCCGCGCGCTGTTCGGCCTGTACCGGGGAATGAGCCGGGATCGACTCGAAAGGCTCTCGGAGGATCTCTACGCGCAGGTCATCGAACCTCGGCTCATGACCTACACGGCGGCGTTCCTCGAGACCGCCCGCGAGCACGGGCCCCTGGTGCTCGTGACCGGCGCGCCGGACTTCTCGGTGGCGCCCTTCGTGCGGCGCTTCGGGTTCGAGGGGGCGATCGCCACGCGCCTGGAGTTCCGGGACGGAATGGCCACCGGCCGGATGCTCGAACCCGTCGTGTTCGGCAGCAACAAGGGGCGCCTCATCCGCGAGTACGCCGCCGCCCGCGGCTGGGATCTGGAGGAGGCGCGGGCGTATGCCGACAGCGCCAGCGACCAGGCGATGCTTGGCGTCGTGGGCCGCGCCGGCGTCGTAAACCCGACGACCCGCCTGGCGCGCATCGCCCGGGATTACGGCTGGCAAATTCTCAGGCTGGAGTGA